A single region of the Lotus japonicus ecotype B-129 chromosome 4, LjGifu_v1.2 genome encodes:
- the LOC130714815 gene encoding protein TRANSPARENT TESTA 9-like isoform X1 — protein MWYNSFWKSRDRFSLDQLRSVTPSYSLQFLGHSIIDYPAFDFRFSIFRYLTDQLTKTQIVNEVNKDFVIEALRLIAELIIYGDQHDPSFFEFFMEKQVMGEFVRILKLSRTVSVPLQLLQTVSIMVQNLKSEHAIYYMFSNEHVNYLITYSFDFRNEELLSYYISFLRAISGKLNRNTVSLLVRTHDDEVVSFPLYVEAIRFAFHEEKMVRNAVRAVTLNVYHVGDDSLNRYITREPHTDYFSNLVSFLRKQSMDLSRLVSTALTNPGPDSTSTVVDAVDEIEDNLYYLNDVVSAGIPDVGRIITDSILMVLIFPILLPSMKIVVDKDIQSGVVTSLYLLCCILRIVKIKDLANTIAAALCYPSEAFAKSSGGNFNGHTSDHDFTSEYQVSDNDNLTKRDTIHSMVDVPRSSSSSGYQTEGVLIPKDSSSSNLSLREVLLAYVTKGDDIHVLGSLGMLATLLQTKELDESMLDVLGILPQRKQHKKLLLQALVGEGSDEEQLFSTRSSLTRDGIGSVLDVYHEKIKEQYGVSFQSSDVGISPEVHRFQVIDALANLFCRSNVSAATLWDGGWLVRQLFPYSESEFNSHHLQLLKVSYKNCSSALVEEVNGIWPDFLIPVLCDEWRKCKRAMESSSPRKEPDCMLGLQRKFSSEDSIPHRSSLAAGERMHELVKVFVLQHQLQLFTLGRALPEQPPINPPGDLPTNCRAHTSGIAASGPKAGTEVCIVNAVRCRICFERGKERHLCFIAMSLGVSGWIILAEELPLKTSYGVIRAVAPLAGCDPRIDDDHSTWLHLWIRSSSLPFLDPAKFNGYGKMKRKGLVDGRWTLAFRDEESCKSALSMIAEEINFLSDEVHRRLRPLLNLETATDPSSSPADDTPLYKTLQNPL, from the exons ATGTGGTATAATTCATTCTGGAAATCCAGAGATCGTTTCTCCTTGGATCAACTCAGGTCAGTCACACCTTCATATTCGCTTCAATTCTTAGGTCATTCAATAATTGATTATCCTGCTTTCGATTTTCGATTTTCGATTTTCAGGTACTTAACTGACCAATTGACCAAAACTCAGATTGTTAATGAGGTTAACAAG GATTTTGTTATTGAGGCACTGAGATTGATTGCGGAGTTGATAATATATGGTGATCAACATGACCCGAGTTTTTTCGA ATTTTTCATGGAAAAGCAAGTCATGGGCGAGTTCGTGCGGATTCTAAAACTTAGCAGGACTGTTAGTGTTCCTCTACAGTTGCTGCAAACAGTCAGCATTATGGTCCAGAATCTGAAAAGTGAACATGCTATAT ATTACATGTTTAGTAATGAGCATGTGAACTACCTGATAACGTATTCGTTTGACTTTCGAAATGAAGAGCTGTTGTCTTACTACATATCCTTTTTAAG AGCAATAAGTGGAAAACTGAACAGGAATACAGTTTCGCTGCTTGTGAGGACTCACGAT GATGAGGTAGTTTCATTTCCACTGTATGTCGAGGCCATACGCTTTGCATTTCATGAGGAGAAAATGGTTCGCAATGCAGTAAGAGCTGTGACCCTGAATGTTTATCATG TTGGAGATGACTCTCTTAATAGATATATAACCAGGGAACCTCACACGGATTACTTCTCGAACCTGGTTTCATTTCTTAGGAAGCAGAGCATGGATTTAAGTAGACTGGTCTCTACTGCCCTGAC AAATCCAGGCCCAGATTCAACCTCTACTGTTGTTGATGCTGTAGATGAAATTGAGGATAATCTATACTACCTTAATGATGTTGTCTCTGCTGGAATTCCTGATGTTGGGAGGATAATTACAGACAGTATTCTGATGGTTTTGATATTTccaattcttcttccttccatGAAGATTGTGGTTGATAAG GACATCCAAAGTGGTGTTGTCACGTCTCTGTACTTACTTTGTTGCATCCTGAGGATTGTCAAAATCAAAGATTTGGCAAATACCATAGCTGCTGCTCTTTGTTATCCCTCAGAGGCCTTTGCAAAAAGTTCTGGGGGTAATTTCAATGGCCATACATCTGATCATGATTTCACATCTGAATACCAAGTGTCAGATAATGATAATCTTACCAAGCGTGATACAATACACTCAATGGTTGATGTTCCACGCTCTTCTAGTTCTTCAGGTTATCAAACAGAAGGTGTTCTTATTCCAAAAGATTCTAGCAGTTCAAATTTGTCTTTAAG GGAGGTTTTGCTTGCATATGTTACAAAAGGAGATGATATCCATGTTTTGGGCTCTTTAGGCATGCTTGCAACTCTGCTGCAAACTAAAG AACTTGATGAATCAATGCTAGACGTGCTGGGGATTCTTCCACAACGCAAACAACACAAGAAACTCTTATTG CAAGCTTTAGTTGGTGAGGGTTCAGATGAAGAACAACTGTTTTCTACCAGAAGTAGCTTAACTAGGGATGGAATTGGCAGTGTTCTTGATGTCTATCATGAAAAGATCAAG GAACAGTATGGGGTCTCTTTTCAGTCTTCTGATGTGGGAATAAGCCCTGAAGTACATAGATTTCAG GTGATTGATGCATTAGCGAACCTCTTTTGCCGGTCTAATGTATCTGCGGCGACACTATGGGACGGTGGTTGGCTTGTACGCCAGCTGTTTCCTTATAGCGAGTCAGAATTCAACAGCCATCACCTTCAATTACTGAAA GTTTCTTACAAGAATTGTTCTTCTGCTCTTGTTGAGGAGGTTAATGGTATCTGGCCTGACTTTCTTATTCCTGTTCTATGTGATGAATGGAGAAAGTGCAAAAGAG CAATGGAGTCGTCATCTCCTCGGAAAGAACCGGATTGCATGCTTGGGCTACAACGAAAGTTCTCTTCAGAAG ACAGCATTCCACACAGGTCATCTTTGGCTGCTGGAGAAAGAATGCACGAGTTGGTGAAG GTATTTGTACTACAACACCAACTTCAATTATTCACTCTTGGTAGAGCTTTACCCGAGCAACCTCCAATTAATCCTCCTGGTGATCTCCCTACAAACTGTCGTGCCCATACTTCTGGGATTGCCGCGTCAGGCCCGAAGGCTGGCACTGAAGTTTGCATTG TTAATGCCGTGCGTTGTAGAATATGCTTTGAGAGGGGTAAAGAGCGACACTTATGCTTTATAGCAATGTCTTTAGGAGTATCTGGTTGGATTATTCTGGCAGAAGAGTTGCCACTGAAGACGTCCTATGGAGTCATTCGGGCTGTTGCACCTTTGGCTGGATGCGAT CCCAGGATTGATGATGATCACTCAACATGGCTACACTTGTGGATCCGTTCATCCTCTTTACCATTTCTAGATCCTGCCAAATTCAATGGTTacgggaaaatgaaaagaaaaggttTAGTAGATGGAAGATGGACATTGGCGTTCAGGGATGAGGAGTCTTGCAAGTCTGCTTTATCCATGATTGCTGAAGAGATCAATTTTCTGAGTGATGAGGTTCATAGAAGACTAAGGCCTTTGCTCAACCTTGAAACTGCAACAGATCCATCAAGCTCGCCTGCAGATGACACCCCTTTGTATAAAACACTTCAAAATCCATTGTAA
- the LOC130714815 gene encoding protein TRANSPARENT TESTA 9-like isoform X4 produces MLYVDYMFSNEHVNYLITYSFDFRNEELLSYYISFLRAISGKLNRNTVSLLVRTHDDEVVSFPLYVEAIRFAFHEEKMVRNAVRAVTLNVYHVGDDSLNRYITREPHTDYFSNLVSFLRKQSMDLSRLVSTALTNPGPDSTSTVVDAVDEIEDNLYYLNDVVSAGIPDVGRIITDSILMVLIFPILLPSMKIVVDKDIQSGVVTSLYLLCCILRIVKIKDLANTIAAALCYPSEAFAKSSGGNFNGHTSDHDFTSEYQVSDNDNLTKRDTIHSMVDVPRSSSSSGYQTEGVLIPKDSSSSNLSLREVLLAYVTKGDDIHVLGSLGMLATLLQTKELDESMLDVLGILPQRKQHKKLLLQALVGEGSDEEQLFSTRSSLTRDGIGSVLDVYHEKIKEQYGVSFQSSDVGISPEVHRFQVIDALANLFCRSNVSAATLWDGGWLVRQLFPYSESEFNSHHLQLLKVSYKNCSSALVEEVNGIWPDFLIPVLCDEWRKCKRAMESSSPRKEPDCMLGLQRKFSSEDSIPHRSSLAAGERMHELVKVFVLQHQLQLFTLGRALPEQPPINPPGDLPTNCRAHTSGIAASGPKAGTEVCIVNAVRCRICFERGKERHLCFIAMSLGVSGWIILAEELPLKTSYGVIRAVAPLAGCDPRIDDDHSTWLHLWIRSSSLPFLDPAKFNGYGKMKRKGLVDGRWTLAFRDEESCKSALSMIAEEINFLSDEVHRRLRPLLNLETATDPSSSPADDTPLYKTLQNPL; encoded by the exons ATGCTATATGTAG ATTACATGTTTAGTAATGAGCATGTGAACTACCTGATAACGTATTCGTTTGACTTTCGAAATGAAGAGCTGTTGTCTTACTACATATCCTTTTTAAG AGCAATAAGTGGAAAACTGAACAGGAATACAGTTTCGCTGCTTGTGAGGACTCACGAT GATGAGGTAGTTTCATTTCCACTGTATGTCGAGGCCATACGCTTTGCATTTCATGAGGAGAAAATGGTTCGCAATGCAGTAAGAGCTGTGACCCTGAATGTTTATCATG TTGGAGATGACTCTCTTAATAGATATATAACCAGGGAACCTCACACGGATTACTTCTCGAACCTGGTTTCATTTCTTAGGAAGCAGAGCATGGATTTAAGTAGACTGGTCTCTACTGCCCTGAC AAATCCAGGCCCAGATTCAACCTCTACTGTTGTTGATGCTGTAGATGAAATTGAGGATAATCTATACTACCTTAATGATGTTGTCTCTGCTGGAATTCCTGATGTTGGGAGGATAATTACAGACAGTATTCTGATGGTTTTGATATTTccaattcttcttccttccatGAAGATTGTGGTTGATAAG GACATCCAAAGTGGTGTTGTCACGTCTCTGTACTTACTTTGTTGCATCCTGAGGATTGTCAAAATCAAAGATTTGGCAAATACCATAGCTGCTGCTCTTTGTTATCCCTCAGAGGCCTTTGCAAAAAGTTCTGGGGGTAATTTCAATGGCCATACATCTGATCATGATTTCACATCTGAATACCAAGTGTCAGATAATGATAATCTTACCAAGCGTGATACAATACACTCAATGGTTGATGTTCCACGCTCTTCTAGTTCTTCAGGTTATCAAACAGAAGGTGTTCTTATTCCAAAAGATTCTAGCAGTTCAAATTTGTCTTTAAG GGAGGTTTTGCTTGCATATGTTACAAAAGGAGATGATATCCATGTTTTGGGCTCTTTAGGCATGCTTGCAACTCTGCTGCAAACTAAAG AACTTGATGAATCAATGCTAGACGTGCTGGGGATTCTTCCACAACGCAAACAACACAAGAAACTCTTATTG CAAGCTTTAGTTGGTGAGGGTTCAGATGAAGAACAACTGTTTTCTACCAGAAGTAGCTTAACTAGGGATGGAATTGGCAGTGTTCTTGATGTCTATCATGAAAAGATCAAG GAACAGTATGGGGTCTCTTTTCAGTCTTCTGATGTGGGAATAAGCCCTGAAGTACATAGATTTCAG GTGATTGATGCATTAGCGAACCTCTTTTGCCGGTCTAATGTATCTGCGGCGACACTATGGGACGGTGGTTGGCTTGTACGCCAGCTGTTTCCTTATAGCGAGTCAGAATTCAACAGCCATCACCTTCAATTACTGAAA GTTTCTTACAAGAATTGTTCTTCTGCTCTTGTTGAGGAGGTTAATGGTATCTGGCCTGACTTTCTTATTCCTGTTCTATGTGATGAATGGAGAAAGTGCAAAAGAG CAATGGAGTCGTCATCTCCTCGGAAAGAACCGGATTGCATGCTTGGGCTACAACGAAAGTTCTCTTCAGAAG ACAGCATTCCACACAGGTCATCTTTGGCTGCTGGAGAAAGAATGCACGAGTTGGTGAAG GTATTTGTACTACAACACCAACTTCAATTATTCACTCTTGGTAGAGCTTTACCCGAGCAACCTCCAATTAATCCTCCTGGTGATCTCCCTACAAACTGTCGTGCCCATACTTCTGGGATTGCCGCGTCAGGCCCGAAGGCTGGCACTGAAGTTTGCATTG TTAATGCCGTGCGTTGTAGAATATGCTTTGAGAGGGGTAAAGAGCGACACTTATGCTTTATAGCAATGTCTTTAGGAGTATCTGGTTGGATTATTCTGGCAGAAGAGTTGCCACTGAAGACGTCCTATGGAGTCATTCGGGCTGTTGCACCTTTGGCTGGATGCGAT CCCAGGATTGATGATGATCACTCAACATGGCTACACTTGTGGATCCGTTCATCCTCTTTACCATTTCTAGATCCTGCCAAATTCAATGGTTacgggaaaatgaaaagaaaaggttTAGTAGATGGAAGATGGACATTGGCGTTCAGGGATGAGGAGTCTTGCAAGTCTGCTTTATCCATGATTGCTGAAGAGATCAATTTTCTGAGTGATGAGGTTCATAGAAGACTAAGGCCTTTGCTCAACCTTGAAACTGCAACAGATCCATCAAGCTCGCCTGCAGATGACACCCCTTTGTATAAAACACTTCAAAATCCATTGTAA
- the LOC130714815 gene encoding protein TRANSPARENT TESTA 9-like isoform X2 yields the protein MWYNSFWKSRDRFSLDQLRYLTDQLTKTQIVNEVNKDFVIEALRLIAELIIYGDQHDPSFFEFFMEKQVMGEFVRILKLSRTVSVPLQLLQTVSIMVQNLKSEHAIYYMFSNEHVNYLITYSFDFRNEELLSYYISFLRAISGKLNRNTVSLLVRTHDDEVVSFPLYVEAIRFAFHEEKMVRNAVRAVTLNVYHVGDDSLNRYITREPHTDYFSNLVSFLRKQSMDLSRLVSTALTNPGPDSTSTVVDAVDEIEDNLYYLNDVVSAGIPDVGRIITDSILMVLIFPILLPSMKIVVDKDIQSGVVTSLYLLCCILRIVKIKDLANTIAAALCYPSEAFAKSSGGNFNGHTSDHDFTSEYQVSDNDNLTKRDTIHSMVDVPRSSSSSGYQTEGVLIPKDSSSSNLSLREVLLAYVTKGDDIHVLGSLGMLATLLQTKELDESMLDVLGILPQRKQHKKLLLQALVGEGSDEEQLFSTRSSLTRDGIGSVLDVYHEKIKEQYGVSFQSSDVGISPEVHRFQVIDALANLFCRSNVSAATLWDGGWLVRQLFPYSESEFNSHHLQLLKVSYKNCSSALVEEVNGIWPDFLIPVLCDEWRKCKRAMESSSPRKEPDCMLGLQRKFSSEDSIPHRSSLAAGERMHELVKVFVLQHQLQLFTLGRALPEQPPINPPGDLPTNCRAHTSGIAASGPKAGTEVCIVNAVRCRICFERGKERHLCFIAMSLGVSGWIILAEELPLKTSYGVIRAVAPLAGCDPRIDDDHSTWLHLWIRSSSLPFLDPAKFNGYGKMKRKGLVDGRWTLAFRDEESCKSALSMIAEEINFLSDEVHRRLRPLLNLETATDPSSSPADDTPLYKTLQNPL from the exons ATGTGGTATAATTCATTCTGGAAATCCAGAGATCGTTTCTCCTTGGATCAACTCAG GTACTTAACTGACCAATTGACCAAAACTCAGATTGTTAATGAGGTTAACAAG GATTTTGTTATTGAGGCACTGAGATTGATTGCGGAGTTGATAATATATGGTGATCAACATGACCCGAGTTTTTTCGA ATTTTTCATGGAAAAGCAAGTCATGGGCGAGTTCGTGCGGATTCTAAAACTTAGCAGGACTGTTAGTGTTCCTCTACAGTTGCTGCAAACAGTCAGCATTATGGTCCAGAATCTGAAAAGTGAACATGCTATAT ATTACATGTTTAGTAATGAGCATGTGAACTACCTGATAACGTATTCGTTTGACTTTCGAAATGAAGAGCTGTTGTCTTACTACATATCCTTTTTAAG AGCAATAAGTGGAAAACTGAACAGGAATACAGTTTCGCTGCTTGTGAGGACTCACGAT GATGAGGTAGTTTCATTTCCACTGTATGTCGAGGCCATACGCTTTGCATTTCATGAGGAGAAAATGGTTCGCAATGCAGTAAGAGCTGTGACCCTGAATGTTTATCATG TTGGAGATGACTCTCTTAATAGATATATAACCAGGGAACCTCACACGGATTACTTCTCGAACCTGGTTTCATTTCTTAGGAAGCAGAGCATGGATTTAAGTAGACTGGTCTCTACTGCCCTGAC AAATCCAGGCCCAGATTCAACCTCTACTGTTGTTGATGCTGTAGATGAAATTGAGGATAATCTATACTACCTTAATGATGTTGTCTCTGCTGGAATTCCTGATGTTGGGAGGATAATTACAGACAGTATTCTGATGGTTTTGATATTTccaattcttcttccttccatGAAGATTGTGGTTGATAAG GACATCCAAAGTGGTGTTGTCACGTCTCTGTACTTACTTTGTTGCATCCTGAGGATTGTCAAAATCAAAGATTTGGCAAATACCATAGCTGCTGCTCTTTGTTATCCCTCAGAGGCCTTTGCAAAAAGTTCTGGGGGTAATTTCAATGGCCATACATCTGATCATGATTTCACATCTGAATACCAAGTGTCAGATAATGATAATCTTACCAAGCGTGATACAATACACTCAATGGTTGATGTTCCACGCTCTTCTAGTTCTTCAGGTTATCAAACAGAAGGTGTTCTTATTCCAAAAGATTCTAGCAGTTCAAATTTGTCTTTAAG GGAGGTTTTGCTTGCATATGTTACAAAAGGAGATGATATCCATGTTTTGGGCTCTTTAGGCATGCTTGCAACTCTGCTGCAAACTAAAG AACTTGATGAATCAATGCTAGACGTGCTGGGGATTCTTCCACAACGCAAACAACACAAGAAACTCTTATTG CAAGCTTTAGTTGGTGAGGGTTCAGATGAAGAACAACTGTTTTCTACCAGAAGTAGCTTAACTAGGGATGGAATTGGCAGTGTTCTTGATGTCTATCATGAAAAGATCAAG GAACAGTATGGGGTCTCTTTTCAGTCTTCTGATGTGGGAATAAGCCCTGAAGTACATAGATTTCAG GTGATTGATGCATTAGCGAACCTCTTTTGCCGGTCTAATGTATCTGCGGCGACACTATGGGACGGTGGTTGGCTTGTACGCCAGCTGTTTCCTTATAGCGAGTCAGAATTCAACAGCCATCACCTTCAATTACTGAAA GTTTCTTACAAGAATTGTTCTTCTGCTCTTGTTGAGGAGGTTAATGGTATCTGGCCTGACTTTCTTATTCCTGTTCTATGTGATGAATGGAGAAAGTGCAAAAGAG CAATGGAGTCGTCATCTCCTCGGAAAGAACCGGATTGCATGCTTGGGCTACAACGAAAGTTCTCTTCAGAAG ACAGCATTCCACACAGGTCATCTTTGGCTGCTGGAGAAAGAATGCACGAGTTGGTGAAG GTATTTGTACTACAACACCAACTTCAATTATTCACTCTTGGTAGAGCTTTACCCGAGCAACCTCCAATTAATCCTCCTGGTGATCTCCCTACAAACTGTCGTGCCCATACTTCTGGGATTGCCGCGTCAGGCCCGAAGGCTGGCACTGAAGTTTGCATTG TTAATGCCGTGCGTTGTAGAATATGCTTTGAGAGGGGTAAAGAGCGACACTTATGCTTTATAGCAATGTCTTTAGGAGTATCTGGTTGGATTATTCTGGCAGAAGAGTTGCCACTGAAGACGTCCTATGGAGTCATTCGGGCTGTTGCACCTTTGGCTGGATGCGAT CCCAGGATTGATGATGATCACTCAACATGGCTACACTTGTGGATCCGTTCATCCTCTTTACCATTTCTAGATCCTGCCAAATTCAATGGTTacgggaaaatgaaaagaaaaggttTAGTAGATGGAAGATGGACATTGGCGTTCAGGGATGAGGAGTCTTGCAAGTCTGCTTTATCCATGATTGCTGAAGAGATCAATTTTCTGAGTGATGAGGTTCATAGAAGACTAAGGCCTTTGCTCAACCTTGAAACTGCAACAGATCCATCAAGCTCGCCTGCAGATGACACCCCTTTGTATAAAACACTTCAAAATCCATTGTAA
- the LOC130714815 gene encoding protein TRANSPARENT TESTA 9-like isoform X3: MWYNSFWKSRDRFSLDQLRSVTPSYSLQFLGHSIIDYPAFDFRFSIFRYLTDQLTKTQIVNEVNKDFVIEALRLIAELIIYGDQHDPSFFEFFMEKQVMGEFVRILKLSRTVSVPLQLLQTVSIMVQNLKSEHAIYYMFSNEHVNYLITYSFDFRNEELLSYYISFLRAISGKLNRNTVSLLVRTHDDEVVSFPLYVEAIRFAFHEEKMVRNAVRAVTLNVYHVGDDSLNRYITREPHTDYFSNLVSFLRKQSMDLSRLVSTALTNPGPDSTSTVVDAVDEIEDNLYYLNDVVSAGIPDVGRIITDSILMVLIFPILLPSMKIVVDKDIQSGVVTSLYLLCCILRIVKIKDLANTIAAALCYPSEAFAKSSGGNFNGHTSDHDFTSEYQVSDNDNLTKRDTIHSMVDVPRSSSSSGYQTEGVLIPKDSSSSNLSLREVLLAYVTKGDDIHVLGSLGMLATLLQTKELDESMLDVLGILPQRKQHKKLLLQALVGEGSDEEQLFSTRSSLTRDGIGSVLDVYHEKIKEQYGVSFQSSDVGISPEVHRFQVIDALANLFCRSNVSAATLWDGGWLVRQLFPYSESEFNSHHLQLLKVSYKNCSSALVEEVNGIWPDFLIPVLCDEWRKCKRAMESSSPRKEPDCMLGLQRKFSSEDSIPHRSSLAAGERMHELVKVFVLQHQLQLFTLGRALPEQPPINPPGDLPTNCRAHTSGIAASGPKAGTEVCIVNAVRCRICFERGKERHLCFIAMSLGVSGWIILAEELPLKTSYGVIRAVAPLAGCDD, encoded by the exons ATGTGGTATAATTCATTCTGGAAATCCAGAGATCGTTTCTCCTTGGATCAACTCAGGTCAGTCACACCTTCATATTCGCTTCAATTCTTAGGTCATTCAATAATTGATTATCCTGCTTTCGATTTTCGATTTTCGATTTTCAGGTACTTAACTGACCAATTGACCAAAACTCAGATTGTTAATGAGGTTAACAAG GATTTTGTTATTGAGGCACTGAGATTGATTGCGGAGTTGATAATATATGGTGATCAACATGACCCGAGTTTTTTCGA ATTTTTCATGGAAAAGCAAGTCATGGGCGAGTTCGTGCGGATTCTAAAACTTAGCAGGACTGTTAGTGTTCCTCTACAGTTGCTGCAAACAGTCAGCATTATGGTCCAGAATCTGAAAAGTGAACATGCTATAT ATTACATGTTTAGTAATGAGCATGTGAACTACCTGATAACGTATTCGTTTGACTTTCGAAATGAAGAGCTGTTGTCTTACTACATATCCTTTTTAAG AGCAATAAGTGGAAAACTGAACAGGAATACAGTTTCGCTGCTTGTGAGGACTCACGAT GATGAGGTAGTTTCATTTCCACTGTATGTCGAGGCCATACGCTTTGCATTTCATGAGGAGAAAATGGTTCGCAATGCAGTAAGAGCTGTGACCCTGAATGTTTATCATG TTGGAGATGACTCTCTTAATAGATATATAACCAGGGAACCTCACACGGATTACTTCTCGAACCTGGTTTCATTTCTTAGGAAGCAGAGCATGGATTTAAGTAGACTGGTCTCTACTGCCCTGAC AAATCCAGGCCCAGATTCAACCTCTACTGTTGTTGATGCTGTAGATGAAATTGAGGATAATCTATACTACCTTAATGATGTTGTCTCTGCTGGAATTCCTGATGTTGGGAGGATAATTACAGACAGTATTCTGATGGTTTTGATATTTccaattcttcttccttccatGAAGATTGTGGTTGATAAG GACATCCAAAGTGGTGTTGTCACGTCTCTGTACTTACTTTGTTGCATCCTGAGGATTGTCAAAATCAAAGATTTGGCAAATACCATAGCTGCTGCTCTTTGTTATCCCTCAGAGGCCTTTGCAAAAAGTTCTGGGGGTAATTTCAATGGCCATACATCTGATCATGATTTCACATCTGAATACCAAGTGTCAGATAATGATAATCTTACCAAGCGTGATACAATACACTCAATGGTTGATGTTCCACGCTCTTCTAGTTCTTCAGGTTATCAAACAGAAGGTGTTCTTATTCCAAAAGATTCTAGCAGTTCAAATTTGTCTTTAAG GGAGGTTTTGCTTGCATATGTTACAAAAGGAGATGATATCCATGTTTTGGGCTCTTTAGGCATGCTTGCAACTCTGCTGCAAACTAAAG AACTTGATGAATCAATGCTAGACGTGCTGGGGATTCTTCCACAACGCAAACAACACAAGAAACTCTTATTG CAAGCTTTAGTTGGTGAGGGTTCAGATGAAGAACAACTGTTTTCTACCAGAAGTAGCTTAACTAGGGATGGAATTGGCAGTGTTCTTGATGTCTATCATGAAAAGATCAAG GAACAGTATGGGGTCTCTTTTCAGTCTTCTGATGTGGGAATAAGCCCTGAAGTACATAGATTTCAG GTGATTGATGCATTAGCGAACCTCTTTTGCCGGTCTAATGTATCTGCGGCGACACTATGGGACGGTGGTTGGCTTGTACGCCAGCTGTTTCCTTATAGCGAGTCAGAATTCAACAGCCATCACCTTCAATTACTGAAA GTTTCTTACAAGAATTGTTCTTCTGCTCTTGTTGAGGAGGTTAATGGTATCTGGCCTGACTTTCTTATTCCTGTTCTATGTGATGAATGGAGAAAGTGCAAAAGAG CAATGGAGTCGTCATCTCCTCGGAAAGAACCGGATTGCATGCTTGGGCTACAACGAAAGTTCTCTTCAGAAG ACAGCATTCCACACAGGTCATCTTTGGCTGCTGGAGAAAGAATGCACGAGTTGGTGAAG GTATTTGTACTACAACACCAACTTCAATTATTCACTCTTGGTAGAGCTTTACCCGAGCAACCTCCAATTAATCCTCCTGGTGATCTCCCTACAAACTGTCGTGCCCATACTTCTGGGATTGCCGCGTCAGGCCCGAAGGCTGGCACTGAAGTTTGCATTG TTAATGCCGTGCGTTGTAGAATATGCTTTGAGAGGGGTAAAGAGCGACACTTATGCTTTATAGCAATGTCTTTAGGAGTATCTGGTTGGATTATTCTGGCAGAAGAGTTGCCACTGAAGACGTCCTATGGAGTCATTCGGGCTGTTGCACCTTTGGCTGGATGCGAT GATTGA